The following is a genomic window from Anaeromicrobium sediminis.
ATTTAAAAAATCAGCAAAAAGTGCTGAAGAGGAAGTAAAAGAAGTTGTTGAAGTAGTAGAAAGTAAATAAAACTAAAGAGAAAATTTGAGGAAAGATTAGAGGAGGAAATACTATGAATCGCCGTGAATTTTTAAAGGTTGCTGGAGTTACCACTGCAGTAACAGGAGCTGCACTTGCGTCGAATCCAAAGAAAGCATTTGCAATAGACCTTGGAGAGGAACATGATGAATTTCCATTAGAGATAACTAAAGATTTTAAAGGATTTAACCAAAAAAATGTTTTCTTTCACCGTGTTTATTGGGATAAAGAAATATATGATGATGAACATATCATAAAAACATATGGATATAAAACACCAGCTGAATCAATGATGGACTTTGTAATGACAGACGAGGGACACAAACCCCTTGTAAGATCAGGTGAATTAGGATACAGACAAGTTGATTATGCCTTAAATAAAGCGGGGTGGAGTGTAGAGGCCCATTTTAATGGTGGTTCTTCAGCGGGAATGCGTAATGTATACCTTCAAAAATATCCTGTAAACCCAGAGACAGGTGAAGAAATGAAGGACATGCCTGTGTTTATTCCAAGTTTAAATTCTTGGGATAACTCAAAGGCTGATGAAATAATAGCACATGGAAGCCAGTATAAATTTAAAGATAAAAAAGAAGCATCACAATATATCAAAAAAGCATCAAAGTTTTTAGGAGCAGATTTAGTTGGTATTGTACCCTATGAAAGGGCAAAGAAATGGGTTTATACAGAGTGGTCAAGACCAAATGCCAAATTATTTACAATGCCAGATGGATCAAAGTCATATAGTCCAATGAATCCTGCTACAGTTCCCACTGGTGAATATGAAACATATGGTGTTACCACAGTAAAGCCAGATTTTAAGCGTGAAGCTGGATTTGAACCAAAATCAGTTATAGTTTTAGCCTATGAGATGGATTATCATGGATTTAAGACAGCCCCATCACAATTAGCATCAGCAGCTGCTGGGACTATGTACTCGAAAATGGCTGAAACAAACCATAAAATAGCAACTTTCTTACGAGAGATAGGATATAAAGCAGCTCCAGCTGGAAATGATACGGCTCTGTCAGTGCCACTTGCAATTGAAGCAGGATTAGGTGAAGGTGCTCGAATGGGAATGATAATAACAGAATCCTACGGACCACGTGTACGTATATCAAAAATATTTACTGATTTAGAATTACATCCTGATAAACCAATTACCTTTGGAGTAAAGGAATTTTGTAATGTATGTATGAAGTGTGCTGATGCTTGTCCATCTAAAGCTATTACCCAAGAACCAGCACAAGTACTAAAAGAAGGTATGGAATTTGATACGGGTAAAGTTAATAAATCAGTATGTGCAGGTGTTGAAAAATGGTTTGTAAATGCTGAAAGATGTAATGCATTCTGGGCTTATAACGGTGGAGACTGTGGGACATGTTTCTCCGTATGTCCATATAATAAAATTGATGAGTGGCATCATGATTTATCAAAATTAGCCACATTAACGCCATTTAAACCATTGTTACGTTCACTAGATGAGATGTTTGGATATGGTGGTCCAGTAGAACCGGAAGCACGTATGGAATCTAAATATCTAAAAGATGCAATAAATGATTTCTGGGAAAAAATTTAGAGGGGGGATATAGTATGCATTTAATAGCTAGTTTAATAAAATGGGTGTTTTCTTTACATCAATTAGTATGGTTTGTATCTGGAGGACTGATGTTCTCTTCAATGACATATTTTCATATGAAATTAAAGCAAGATAATAAAGCTAATAAAATGAACTTTACATTTATAGTATTATCAGCATGTACATTTGCATTTACAATATTATGGACTTATGATTCATATGTAGAAAATGAAGTTAGAGCGGCTAATATGGGATTATTAGTGTTTGGAGGATTGGCAGTAGTTTTTGCTATACTTGCATATAGATTTACAACTAAAAAAGATACAATCAAAGCACAAGCTTAAACAAAAGGGCATTTATTGCCCTTTTATATGATTTTCAATGGAAATGTTCGTTTTTAAATAGTAGATAAAGTATTAGAAAAGGTGATAAGATGAATGTTGAACTTGGTCAATATAAAGGATTTGGTTTTAGACGTCCAAATGTAAATGTGGCAGATGAAGAAATCAATAATTATATAAACAAAATAAGAGAAAAGTATAAAGTAAAAGTTGAAAAAGAAGGTTCTATTGAAAAACACGATTATGTGACTATATCATATGATGGATATCACAATGGACTACACAGGTCAGATATAAGTGCAAAGAACTACCATTCTAAATTAGGTGAAGGATATTTTTTAGATGATTTTGAAAAGCATTTATTAGGATTAAAAAAGGGAGATACCGTTGAATTTCACATGGTATTACCAAATAATAAACAATATAACTTTCTTCGTAATGAGACAGTTAATTTTAAAGTGGAAATTATATCTGTTATGAATAAAATTATCCCTGAGTTAACAGACCATATGATAAAAAGATTTAAAATTGAAGGAATAAATAATATAGATCAGTTAAAAGAATATGCAAAAGATCAGATCAATTATGAAAAAATAATGTTTGAAAGTACAAAAGTTGTTAATGAAATAATGAATAAAATTATAGAAGGTTCAAAAGTTCAATTAGAAGATGAAGAAATTGAAAGTCTTAAATTTGAGATATTGGAAGACTTTAAAAAAGAACTTGAAAAGAAAAATGCAAATTTAGAAATATATTTATCATATACAAAAAAAACAGAAGAAGAATTATTTGAACAGTGTAAAATAGAAGCACAAACCTATTTGACGGAAAAAGCTATAATAGAAAAAATAGCACAAGTAGAGAACATTGCGTTAAGTGATGAAGAAAAAGAAAAATGTGAAAATAGCAAAGTAAACGATGCTTTTAATCAGTTATTGTATCAAAAAGTTATACATTTTCTTCTAAAGGAAAATACAACTATACAGGAATAAATATAGTAATTTGTCCCTGTTATACATGGTTGTTATGACAATAGTCAAGAAAGCTTGGAAATCTAAATTTCTTCTGTTAACATTACATTTAGAGGGAAAATACAATGTTAAGATAGCGTTTTGATGAGGAGGAAGCTATGAGTAATAAAAAAAGAATTTTGCTCCTTGGAGCAGGATATGGTGGGTTATTAACAGCAAAAAAACTTGGGAATAAATTTAAAAATGATAGTGAAGTAGAGATTACTCTTATTGATAAAAACCCATACCATACAATGCGTACAGAGCTTCATGAGGTGGCAGCTGGTAGAGTAGACGAAGATTCTATTAGGATTGATTTAAAGAAAGTATTTGCAAAGAGAAAAGTAAATGTAGTACTAGATGAAATAATGGATATGGATTTTAATAAACAGGTTTTAAAATCAGAAAAAAGTATATATGAATATGACTATTTAGTAATAGGGGCTGGATCTCAGCCAACTTATTTTGGTATAAAAGGTGCAAAAGAATACACTCATCCATTATGGACTTATGATGATGCCGTTAGTTTAAAAGAGCATATTCTTCACATGTTTAGAGAAGCCGTTAAAGAAACGGATAAAGAAAAAAGACAAAAGATGTTAACTTTTGTTGTTGTAGGCGGTGGCTTTACAGGTGTTGAAATGATGGGAGAATTAGGCGAATGGAAGGATAGGTTATGTGAAGACTTCTATATAGACAAGGAAGAAGTAAAGTTATATTTAGTTGATGCCATGCCTAAAATACTACCTATTTATCCCGATAACCTAATTAAAAAAGCTGAAAAAAGATTTAAGGATTTAGGTGTTGAAATAATAACAGGTGCTGGTATAACAGAGGTTTCAAAGGATTCTGTTACCCTAGGAGATAAAGGTAATATAAATACTAATACGGTCATTTGGGCAGCTGGTGTTGAAGGTGCCAATATACTTGAAGCTATGGACCTTGAACAAAAGGGTAGAAAAAGAATCGTCACAAATGATAAACTACAAGCATTAGATCATGAAAATGTGTATGTTGTAGGAGACAATATATTCTACATTGTAGAAGGACAAGAGAGACCAGTTCCGCAGATGGTTGAAAATGCTGAACATTCAGCTCCTTTGATTGCAAATAACATTTATAGAGATATAAAAGGTGGAGAAAAGAAATCCTATAAACCAGGATTCCATGGTTCAATGGTTTGTATAGGTTCACGCTATGGTTTAGCACATCTAGGAATGCCTGGCAAATTTTTTGCTGTACCTGGTTTCTTTGCAATGTTTGTGAAGCATTTTATTAATTTGGTATATTTCTTACAAGTTGCAGGATTTAATAAATGTTGGTCCTATTTGCTACATGAATTTGTATATATAAAAGATAATAGAAGTTTTGTTGGTGGACACTTTGCTAAATTAGCACCAACCTTTTGGTTAGTCCCATTGAGAATTTTTATAGGTGCTACATGGCTACAACATGGTTTACAGAGTATGGCTATAGGTGAAATAGTAGTTGGTTTATCTTTAATTATTGGATTATTTACAGCAGTTTCATCTATTGCTTCAATTATTATGGCAGTGATGCTTTATGGTTCAGGTATGCCTTTATATGGAATTATAATGGGAAGTATAGCCCTAATAGGTGGTTCAGGTAGTACCTTTGGTTTAGATTATTATGTATTACCAGCTTTTAAGAGATTTTGGAAGAATATCGGTATTATGAAAAAATATTATTTATATGTAGACTAATAAATAGAAAAGGGAGTTGCTATAAAAGCACTCCCTTTTTAAATATATCTTCTAGAGTTAAATCTAAAGCATAATTCTATTTTAATATTTCTCCCGTTGTCATATCAATACTAAGAATTTCAGAGAAATCATACTCCTTATCAGAACTTGTAGTATAGTTTAACTTTATTTTCAACATATGAGAATCCTTTTGTAGAGTTTCAAAATCTGATTTAATCACATTAGCTTCTGCAGCTAAAAGTACTGACAAATCTCTATACCAGTCTTTAATGATATTATTTACCTTTTGTTCAATCTGTTTATCCTGGAAGTCTACTACTTGAGGATAAGTTAGTGTTAATTCTTCTTCTTCTTCATAGATCATGGTTTTATAATTTTCAGTTATCATTTGCACATTATAGTCTTCTGTGTTTGTAGTACTCTCATTTTTTGTGGCATTTGTAAGGGTAGTACATCCCACTAGTGCAACTAATAATAAACTGATGATCATTAATACATATGAGTTTTTACGAAAATTTTTTATCATAATAATTCTTCTCTCCACTTCCGATTTGTTTTGTAAAATATTTGTAATGATAGGGCTAAATTTGTTGTAGGAAAAATATTCTAATAGTTCGATAATAACCTTACCATAGGG
Proteins encoded in this region:
- a CDS encoding reductive dehalogenase codes for the protein MNRREFLKVAGVTTAVTGAALASNPKKAFAIDLGEEHDEFPLEITKDFKGFNQKNVFFHRVYWDKEIYDDEHIIKTYGYKTPAESMMDFVMTDEGHKPLVRSGELGYRQVDYALNKAGWSVEAHFNGGSSAGMRNVYLQKYPVNPETGEEMKDMPVFIPSLNSWDNSKADEIIAHGSQYKFKDKKEASQYIKKASKFLGADLVGIVPYERAKKWVYTEWSRPNAKLFTMPDGSKSYSPMNPATVPTGEYETYGVTTVKPDFKREAGFEPKSVIVLAYEMDYHGFKTAPSQLASAAAGTMYSKMAETNHKIATFLREIGYKAAPAGNDTALSVPLAIEAGLGEGARMGMIITESYGPRVRISKIFTDLELHPDKPITFGVKEFCNVCMKCADACPSKAITQEPAQVLKEGMEFDTGKVNKSVCAGVEKWFVNAERCNAFWAYNGGDCGTCFSVCPYNKIDEWHHDLSKLATLTPFKPLLRSLDEMFGYGGPVEPEARMESKYLKDAINDFWEKI
- a CDS encoding FKBP-type peptidyl-prolyl cis-trans isomerase, producing the protein MNVELGQYKGFGFRRPNVNVADEEINNYINKIREKYKVKVEKEGSIEKHDYVTISYDGYHNGLHRSDISAKNYHSKLGEGYFLDDFEKHLLGLKKGDTVEFHMVLPNNKQYNFLRNETVNFKVEIISVMNKIIPELTDHMIKRFKIEGINNIDQLKEYAKDQINYEKIMFESTKVVNEIMNKIIEGSKVQLEDEEIESLKFEILEDFKKELEKKNANLEIYLSYTKKTEEELFEQCKIEAQTYLTEKAIIEKIAQVENIALSDEEKEKCENSKVNDAFNQLLYQKVIHFLLKENTTIQE
- a CDS encoding FAD-dependent oxidoreductase, producing the protein MSNKKRILLLGAGYGGLLTAKKLGNKFKNDSEVEITLIDKNPYHTMRTELHEVAAGRVDEDSIRIDLKKVFAKRKVNVVLDEIMDMDFNKQVLKSEKSIYEYDYLVIGAGSQPTYFGIKGAKEYTHPLWTYDDAVSLKEHILHMFREAVKETDKEKRQKMLTFVVVGGGFTGVEMMGELGEWKDRLCEDFYIDKEEVKLYLVDAMPKILPIYPDNLIKKAEKRFKDLGVEIITGAGITEVSKDSVTLGDKGNINTNTVIWAAGVEGANILEAMDLEQKGRKRIVTNDKLQALDHENVYVVGDNIFYIVEGQERPVPQMVENAEHSAPLIANNIYRDIKGGEKKSYKPGFHGSMVCIGSRYGLAHLGMPGKFFAVPGFFAMFVKHFINLVYFLQVAGFNKCWSYLLHEFVYIKDNRSFVGGHFAKLAPTFWLVPLRIFIGATWLQHGLQSMAIGEIVVGLSLIIGLFTAVSSIASIIMAVMLYGSGMPLYGIIMGSIALIGGSGSTFGLDYYVLPAFKRFWKNIGIMKKYYLYVD